Part of the Bacillota bacterium genome is shown below.
AGTCCCGCCCAGCTTACCGCAGCCATCCTGATCCAGCTGAAGAAGGGGTTTTCCGACCGCGAGTTGGAGGAGGCCACCCTGTACGACGACCGGGTGAAGTACGCCCTGGGCATGTCGCGCAACGGCCCGG
Proteins encoded:
- a CDS encoding transposase, encoding MSPAQLTAAILIQLKKGFSDRELEEATLYDDRVKYALGMSRNGP